In a single window of the Pedococcus dokdonensis genome:
- a CDS encoding YebC/PmpR family DNA-binding transcriptional regulator has product MSGHSKWATTKHKKAAIDAKRGKLFAKLIKNIEVAARTGGGDPTGNPTLYDAIQKAKKTSVPNSNIDNAVKRGSGATAGGADWETITYEGYAPGGVAVLIECLTDNRNRAAAEVRTALTRNGGQLADPGSVAYVFDRKGVVVVPKGDKTEDDILEVVLEAGADEVNDLGDAFEIISEATDFVAVRKAVQDAGIDYDSAEASWVPNLKVPLDADGARKMIRVIEALEDSDDVQDVFANGDISDEVLAEIEDDDE; this is encoded by the coding sequence ATGAGCGGCCACAGCAAATGGGCTACCACCAAGCACAAGAAGGCTGCCATCGACGCCAAGCGCGGCAAGCTCTTCGCCAAGCTGATCAAGAACATCGAGGTCGCCGCCCGCACCGGCGGCGGTGACCCGACGGGCAACCCCACGCTCTACGACGCCATCCAGAAGGCCAAGAAGACGTCGGTCCCCAACAGCAACATCGACAACGCCGTCAAGCGCGGGTCCGGTGCGACCGCCGGCGGTGCCGACTGGGAGACCATCACCTACGAGGGCTACGCGCCCGGTGGCGTCGCCGTCCTCATCGAGTGCCTCACCGACAACCGCAACCGCGCGGCCGCCGAGGTGCGCACCGCGCTGACCCGCAACGGCGGCCAGCTCGCCGACCCCGGCTCGGTCGCCTACGTCTTCGACCGCAAGGGCGTCGTGGTCGTGCCCAAGGGCGACAAGACCGAGGACGACATCCTCGAGGTGGTGCTGGAGGCCGGCGCCGACGAGGTCAACGACCTCGGCGACGCCTTCGAGATCATCTCCGAGGCCACCGACTTCGTCGCGGTCCGCAAGGCCGTCCAGGACGCGGGCATCGACTACGACTCGGCCGAGGCGTCCTGGGTCCCGAACCTCAAGGTGCCGCTCGACGCCGACGGTGCCCGCAAGATGATCCGGGTCATAGAGGCGCTCGAGGACTCCGACGACGTGCAGGACGTCTTCGCCAACGGGGACATCAGCGACGAGGTGCTGGCCGAGATCGAGGACGACGACGAGTAG
- the ruvB gene encoding Holliday junction branch migration DNA helicase RuvB encodes MADGFSSEMFEDSSFDATARVVDSGSDADERTVEAALRPRRLSEFTGQARVRDQLSLVLEAARRRGTPPDHVLLSGPPGLGKTTLAMLIGTELERPIRITSGPAIQHAGDLAAVLSSLMEGEVLFLDEIHRMSRSAEEMLYLAMEDFRVDVIVGKGPGATAIPLELPAFTVVGATTRAGLLPAPLRDRFGFTGHLDFYAADDLVVILERSARLLDVQADTEGIAEIARRSRGTPRIANRLLRRVRDWAQVHGRQVVDEEAAHAALALFDVDDRGLDRLDRAVLDSLCRRFGGGPVGLSTLAVAVGEEADTVETVAEPFLVREGFITRTPRGRAATALAWSHLGLAPPAGHAAQPSLPLDTGEGRFGG; translated from the coding sequence ATGGCCGACGGCTTCTCCTCCGAGATGTTCGAGGACTCCTCGTTCGACGCCACCGCACGGGTGGTCGACTCGGGCAGCGACGCCGACGAGCGCACCGTCGAGGCCGCGCTGCGCCCTCGGCGGCTCAGTGAGTTCACCGGGCAGGCGCGCGTCCGTGACCAGCTCTCGCTGGTGCTCGAGGCGGCCCGTCGCCGCGGCACCCCGCCCGACCACGTGTTGCTCTCGGGACCACCCGGCCTCGGCAAGACCACCCTCGCCATGCTGATCGGCACCGAGCTGGAGCGGCCGATCCGGATCACCAGTGGTCCGGCGATCCAGCACGCCGGCGACCTGGCCGCGGTGCTGTCCTCGCTGATGGAGGGCGAAGTGCTGTTCCTCGACGAGATCCACCGGATGTCGCGGTCGGCCGAGGAGATGCTCTACCTCGCGATGGAGGACTTCCGGGTCGACGTGATCGTCGGCAAGGGCCCGGGCGCGACGGCCATCCCGCTGGAGCTGCCGGCCTTCACCGTGGTCGGCGCCACCACCCGCGCGGGCCTGCTGCCCGCGCCGCTGCGCGACCGGTTCGGGTTCACCGGCCACCTCGACTTCTACGCCGCCGACGACCTGGTCGTCATCCTCGAGCGCTCGGCCCGCCTGCTCGACGTGCAGGCCGACACCGAAGGCATCGCCGAGATCGCTCGCCGGTCGCGCGGCACACCCCGCATCGCCAACCGCCTGCTGCGCCGCGTGCGCGACTGGGCGCAGGTGCACGGCCGCCAGGTCGTCGACGAGGAGGCCGCACACGCGGCCCTGGCGCTGTTCGACGTCGACGACCGTGGCCTCGACCGGCTCGACCGGGCCGTGCTCGACTCGCTCTGCCGACGGTTCGGCGGTGGGCCCGTCGGGCTCTCGACCCTCGCCGTCGCCGTGGGGGAGGAGGCCGACACCGTCGAGACCGTCGCCGAGCCGTTCCTCGTGCGCGAGGGGTTCATCACGCGCACACCGCGGGGTCGCGCCGCCACCGCCCTGGCGTGGTCGCACCTCGGCCTGGCCCCGCCGGCGGGTCATGCCGCCCAGCCCAGCCTGCCGCTCGACACCGGCGAAGGACGCTTCGGCGGCTGA
- a CDS encoding GNAT family N-acetyltransferase: MTGVVDEVLVRERTGADIAGLAAVLAAQQPHSGYPQNWPLPYPVERFIARADEDAAWVAELGGRVVGHVAVSRVEPGLEADLWTVGANRPREELAAVSVLFVDHTAVGRGVGKALLATAVDAIRASGRLPVLDVVQETPSAVELYRRTGWQVVGEGRPWWLPDDHLPVLFMVLPD; this comes from the coding sequence ATGACGGGCGTCGTGGACGAGGTGCTGGTGCGCGAGCGCACCGGTGCCGACATCGCGGGCCTGGCAGCGGTGCTCGCAGCCCAGCAACCACACTCGGGCTACCCGCAGAACTGGCCGCTCCCCTACCCGGTCGAGAGGTTCATCGCACGCGCCGACGAGGACGCGGCCTGGGTCGCCGAGCTGGGCGGACGGGTCGTCGGACACGTCGCCGTGTCGCGGGTCGAGCCCGGCCTGGAGGCAGACCTCTGGACCGTCGGCGCGAACCGGCCCCGCGAGGAGCTCGCGGCGGTCTCCGTCCTGTTCGTCGACCACACCGCGGTCGGGCGGGGTGTCGGCAAGGCCCTCCTGGCCACGGCCGTGGACGCGATCCGCGCCTCCGGCCGCCTGCCGGTGCTCGACGTCGTGCAGGAGACCCCCTCGGCCGTCGAGCTCTACCGGCGGACCGGGTGGCAGGTGGTCGGCGAGGGTCGCCCCTGGTGGCTCCCCGACGACCACCT
- the ruvA gene encoding Holliday junction branch migration protein RuvA, with protein MIASVRGAVRHVGLDRVVVEVGGVGMLLHTTPATASSLHLGQETALATTLVVREDSLTLYAFGSDDERDIFEQVQTVSGVGPRIALAMLSVLAPDRLRAAVTSSDLATLTKVPGIGRKGAERIVLELRDKLGLPSGAAAGSTTAPATAAPAWRDQVSEALVGLGYSAKQAEDAVGKAAESAPTDADVSAMLRAALRELGR; from the coding sequence GTGATCGCCTCGGTCCGTGGCGCCGTGCGCCACGTCGGGCTCGACCGTGTCGTCGTCGAGGTCGGGGGAGTCGGGATGCTGCTGCACACCACGCCCGCGACGGCCTCGTCCCTCCACCTCGGGCAGGAGACGGCGCTCGCGACCACCCTCGTCGTGCGCGAGGACTCGCTGACCCTCTACGCCTTCGGCTCCGACGACGAGCGCGACATCTTCGAGCAGGTGCAGACGGTCTCCGGTGTCGGTCCGCGCATCGCGCTGGCCATGTTGTCGGTGCTCGCGCCCGACCGCCTCCGAGCCGCGGTGACCAGCTCCGACCTGGCCACGCTCACCAAGGTGCCCGGCATCGGCAGGAAGGGTGCCGAGCGAATCGTCCTGGAGCTGCGCGACAAGCTGGGCCTGCCGTCCGGCGCCGCAGCCGGGTCGACGACAGCCCCGGCGACCGCGGCGCCGGCGTGGCGCGACCAGGTGTCCGAGGCCCTGGTCGGGCTCGGCTACTCCGCCAAGCAGGCCGAGGACGCCGTGGGCAAGGCTGCCGAGTCCGCGCCGACCGACGCCGACGTGTCCGCCATGCTGCGCGCCGCGCTGCGCGAGCTGGGTCGCTAG
- the pdxT gene encoding pyridoxal 5'-phosphate synthase glutaminase subunit PdxT → MTDQPTIGVLAVQGDVREHLYAVEQAGARATTVRRTTELDGVDALIIPGGESTTMDKLVRAFELRDPLRARLGAGMPAYGSCAGMIMLADRIADARPDQQTLGGLDITVRRNAFGRQVDSFEEDLHIRAIGGAPMRAVFIRAPWVEEVGEGVEVLARVEDGPAAGRIVAVRQGPLMATSFHPEVTGDHRFHQLFVEIVRGKA, encoded by the coding sequence GTGACAGACCAGCCCACCATCGGGGTGCTCGCCGTCCAGGGCGACGTGCGTGAGCACCTGTATGCCGTGGAGCAGGCGGGCGCGCGAGCCACCACCGTGCGCCGCACGACCGAGCTGGACGGCGTCGACGCCCTCATCATCCCGGGCGGCGAGTCGACCACGATGGACAAGCTCGTCCGCGCCTTCGAGCTGCGCGACCCACTGCGCGCGAGGCTGGGAGCCGGCATGCCGGCATACGGCTCCTGCGCCGGCATGATCATGCTCGCCGACCGGATCGCCGACGCACGCCCCGACCAGCAGACCCTCGGTGGACTCGACATCACGGTGCGGCGCAACGCCTTCGGGAGGCAGGTGGACTCGTTCGAGGAGGACCTGCACATCCGCGCCATCGGCGGCGCCCCCATGCGCGCCGTCTTCATCCGGGCGCCGTGGGTCGAGGAGGTGGGGGAGGGCGTCGAGGTGCTGGCCCGCGTCGAGGACGGCCCCGCCGCAGGTAGGATCGTCGCCGTTCGTCAGGGACCCTTGATGGCCACCTCCTTCCACCCGGAAGTGACCGGTGACCACCGGTTCCACCAGTTGTTCGTCGAGATCGTGAGAGGCAAGGCATGA
- the ruvC gene encoding crossover junction endodeoxyribonuclease RuvC, whose product MRVLGVDPGLTRCGIGVVEGGRGRQVRLVAVGVVRSPSTEPTAERLLHLQTELDTWLDRFQPDAIAVEQVFADVNVASVMHTMQASAIPLLAAARRGLPVELHTPTSVKAAVTGSGRADKAQVTTMVTRILRMESAPKPADAADALAIAICHLWQGTAAGRLQDAARAEQARLRSVPGPSTTRAAVAR is encoded by the coding sequence GTGCGCGTACTCGGGGTCGATCCCGGCCTGACCCGGTGCGGCATCGGGGTGGTCGAGGGAGGGCGGGGCCGACAGGTCCGGCTCGTGGCCGTCGGTGTCGTGCGTTCGCCGTCGACCGAGCCCACCGCCGAGCGGCTGCTCCACCTGCAGACCGAGCTCGACACGTGGCTCGACCGGTTCCAGCCCGACGCGATCGCGGTGGAGCAGGTCTTCGCCGACGTCAACGTCGCGAGCGTCATGCACACCATGCAGGCCTCGGCCATCCCGCTGCTGGCCGCCGCCCGGCGCGGCCTGCCCGTCGAGCTGCACACCCCCACCTCGGTGAAGGCCGCGGTGACCGGTTCCGGCCGCGCCGACAAGGCGCAGGTGACGACCATGGTGACCCGCATCCTGCGGATGGAGTCAGCACCCAAGCCGGCTGACGCCGCCGACGCCCTCGCCATCGCGATCTGCCACCTGTGGCAGGGCACTGCCGCAGGTCGGCTCCAGGACGCCGCCCGCGCCGAGCAGGCCCGGCTGCGCTCGGTCCCCGGACCCTCGACGACCCGAGCCGCGGTGGCCCGGTGA